The genomic stretch GGAACTCGTCAATTGTAAATAGATGCCACCGCTGACCGAAGTTCTTAGAAAGAAATTGACGGATTTGGAGGAGAAAAGAATGGGCCGACAGTGGATTGAAGGACTTTCCGCTGCAGAGCAACGATCGTTCCATGAGCGATTTATCAAGATTTTTCTTGACTCCAAGTGCTGAGAGCTAAATCAACGAGGCCGTCTTGCTGCAACGGTTGATCGGAAACCCAATCCAATTCATCGTCGCGGTCCGATAGTGAGTCTTGCTGGTCAATGGCGCTCATTTCAGCTTGCTGACTCGACGAGCGTCCCAGCTTGTTGATGATCTGCAGACTGTCCAGGGCGGTCACCCGGCCATCACCGCTGACGTCATAGAAGAACGCCGACGACTGGCGTTCTGAGAAACCCCACAGTTCGGACGACGCAGCGGTTT from Rubripirellula tenax encodes the following:
- a CDS encoding dockerin type I domain-containing protein, which produces TAASSELWGFSERQSSAFFYDVSGDGRVTALDSLQIINKLGRSSSQQAEMSAIDQQDSLSDRDDELDWVSDQPLQQDGLVDLALSTWSQEKS